Within the Candidatus Babeliaceae bacterium genome, the region CATTGTAATATTGAGCCCAAGAATCCAATGTTATTCCAGGCACCGTTATAATGGAATTGAATCTCACATCAGAATATCTCAGATGCTCCTTTGGCGGCAGCAGTGAACTTGATGCGCTAGGAGAATGAGGATCACGATCAAGTGTAGAAATATACATATCAACATTTCCATTTTTGTCAGACAAGGCATATGGATAAGCTTTAACGTTATAAAGATTTTGGGTATTTTTGAGAACGCACTGAAAAAGTTGCGGGACAGGTTCAAAAGAATGTATAAACCCATTTTTAAACACATGAGCCATCCTCATGGTATCCCCACCGTCACAAGCTCCAGCCTCTACAATAACCAAATCTTGTGGCAAGTATTTTTTTAATACATCAAATATCAAATGTGGATTACATTCATCTAATTGAATAAAACAGGATATGTTAAAAATTATGGTTAGATTAAAAAATAAAAACATTTTCTTCATAAAACTTCACTCTAGTATG harbors:
- a CDS encoding FkbM family methyltransferase, giving the protein MKKMFLFFNLTIIFNISCFIQLDECNPHLIFDVLKKYLPQDLVIVEAGACDGGDTMRMAHVFKNGFIHSFEPVPQLFQCVLKNTQNLYNVKAYPYALSDKNGNVDMYISTLDRDPHSPSASSSLLPPKEHLRYSDVRFNSIITVPGITLDSWAQYYNVDHIDFMWLDMQGFELNVLKASPRIFKTVKAIFTEVSFVEAYAGQYLFEDVKAWLENEGFVMIGANFTNPRDPAQWYGDAFFIRLDN